TCTCATGTCCCAGCCCACTGCAACAACCGGCAAGCCCAACACCCTGCCCGTGGTCTTCGCGCACGCCAACAGCTTTCCCATCGACACCTATCGCCTGCTGTTTTCCCTGCTGCGCCAGCGCGGCATCGAAGCCGGCGGCGTGCAGCGCTTCGGCCATGATCCCAAGCGCCCGGTCACCAACCACTGGCCGCATCTGGTGGACGAGCTGATCGAATGCATAGAGCAGCAGGTCGAGCGGCACGGCCAGCCGGTCTATCTGGTGGGCCACTCGCTGGGCGGCATTCTGAGTTTTCAGGCCGCCTCCAAACGCCCCGATCTGGCGCGCGGCGTGCTGCTCATCGACTCGCCCCTGCTGGGCGGCTGGAAGGCAAACGCCGTGGGCCTGGCCAAGCAGACGCAGATCGTGGCCTCGGTCTCCCCCGGCAAGATCAGCCAGCGCCGACGCACCACCTGGGCCAGCAACGAAGAGGCGCTGGAGTATTTCCGCGGCAAGAAGGCGTTTGCCCAGTGGCACCCGCAGGTGCTGCAGGACTATGTGCAGCACGGCTTGGAAGACGACCAGGGCAAGCGCAGCCTGCTGTTCAGGCGCGAGGTGGAGACCGCCATCTACAACACACTGCCCAGCAATCTCAACAACCAGCTCAGGCGTCACCCCGTGCGCTGCCCGGTGGCCTTCATCGGCGGTCGCTCGTCGGTGGAGATGCGCCAGGTGGGC
This region of Comamonas thiooxydans genomic DNA includes:
- a CDS encoding alpha/beta hydrolase; the protein is MSQPTATTGKPNTLPVVFAHANSFPIDTYRLLFSLLRQRGIEAGGVQRFGHDPKRPVTNHWPHLVDELIECIEQQVERHGQPVYLVGHSLGGILSFQAASKRPDLARGVLLIDSPLLGGWKANAVGLAKQTQIVASVSPGKISQRRRTTWASNEEALEYFRGKKAFAQWHPQVLQDYVQHGLEDDQGKRSLLFRREVETAIYNTLPSNLNNQLRRHPVRCPVAFIGGRSSVEMRQVGMEMTQRITRGRITMLDGGHLFPMERPEATAAAIEASLLNMEQSILQKSAGGLHK